A stretch of Mobula birostris isolate sMobBir1 chromosome 2, sMobBir1.hap1, whole genome shotgun sequence DNA encodes these proteins:
- the hsdl1 gene encoding inactive hydroxysteroid dehydrogenase-like protein 1 isoform X2, with product MAAVDSFQLLYWQVARTCNVYADALAVLGAWYVTKKSIRFVCDLYSMVRLHFIPRLVGRRYLLKHYGKWAMVTGAADGIGKAYAEELARQGVDLILVGLDQNKLEALATAITERFNVETYVLEADFTKGRGIYPPIQEALKNKEIGILVNSVDVPTDYPEFFLNVSEDKLWDLINVNIAATNMMIHIVLPGMVQRKKGAIVNISSGYCCKPTPQMAAYSSTKMYLDYFSRALHREYAPKGIFVQSLLPFSITTKGDGHSEGLHFFSWLAPSPNLYVRHAVSTLGISNRTPGYWMHSVQFLFAQYIPEWLWIWGTTQ from the exons ATGGCAGCGGTGGACAGTTTTCAACTACTGTACTGGCAGGTTGCCAGGACGTGCAATGTCTACGCTGATGCATTAGCTGTTCTGGGAGCCTGGTACGTGACAAAGAAAAGTATCCGCTTTGTCTGTGATCTCTACAGCATGGTCAGACTCCATTTCATCCCGAGATTGGTGGGCAGGAGATACCTGCTCAAACACTATGGCAAGTGGGCCATGGTAACTG GTGCAGCAGATGGGATTGGTAAAGCCTATGCTGAGGAATTGGCTAGGCAAGGAGTTGACCTGATTCTCGTTggccttgatcaaaacaagctGGAAGCCCTGGCCACAGCCATTACAGAAAGGTTTAATGTTGAAACCTATGTCTTAGAAGCTGATTTTACTAAAGGGCGGGGAATTTACCCCCCAATTCAAGAAGCTCTGAAGAATAAGGAAATCGGTATTCTGGTGAATAGTGTGGATGTGCCCACTGATTATCcagagtttttcttaaatgtttctGAGGACAAACTCTGGGATCTCATAAATGTGAATATTGCTGCAACCAACATGATGATTCACATTGTGCTACCAGGAATGGTACAAAGGAAGAAAGGAGCGATTGTTAATATTTCTTCAGGGTATTGCTGTAAGCCAACACCACAGATGGCTGCATACTCAAGTACTAAG ATGTATTTGGACTATTTTAGCAGAGCTTTGCACCGTGAATATGCACCCAAAGGAATCTTTGTTCAGAGTTTATTGCCATTTTCTATAACAACTAAAGGAGATGGGCACAGCGAGGGTCTGCATTTCTTCTCCTGGCTAGCACCGTCACCTAATCTTTATGTACGTCATGCAGTTTCGACCCTCGGAATATCCAACAGGACACCAGGTTACTGGATGCATTCAGTCCAG TTTTTATTTGCCCAGTACATACCAGAATGGCTGTGGATTTGGGGAACTACTCAATGA
- the hsdl1 gene encoding inactive hydroxysteroid dehydrogenase-like protein 1 isoform X1, translating to MSIQQKLSLLRSMAAVDSFQLLYWQVARTCNVYADALAVLGAWYVTKKSIRFVCDLYSMVRLHFIPRLVGRRYLLKHYGKWAMVTGAADGIGKAYAEELARQGVDLILVGLDQNKLEALATAITERFNVETYVLEADFTKGRGIYPPIQEALKNKEIGILVNSVDVPTDYPEFFLNVSEDKLWDLINVNIAATNMMIHIVLPGMVQRKKGAIVNISSGYCCKPTPQMAAYSSTKMYLDYFSRALHREYAPKGIFVQSLLPFSITTKGDGHSEGLHFFSWLAPSPNLYVRHAVSTLGISNRTPGYWMHSVQFLFAQYIPEWLWIWGTTQ from the exons ATGTCAATTC AACAGAAACTCTCCCTTCTCCGTAGTATGGCAGCGGTGGACAGTTTTCAACTACTGTACTGGCAGGTTGCCAGGACGTGCAATGTCTACGCTGATGCATTAGCTGTTCTGGGAGCCTGGTACGTGACAAAGAAAAGTATCCGCTTTGTCTGTGATCTCTACAGCATGGTCAGACTCCATTTCATCCCGAGATTGGTGGGCAGGAGATACCTGCTCAAACACTATGGCAAGTGGGCCATGGTAACTG GTGCAGCAGATGGGATTGGTAAAGCCTATGCTGAGGAATTGGCTAGGCAAGGAGTTGACCTGATTCTCGTTggccttgatcaaaacaagctGGAAGCCCTGGCCACAGCCATTACAGAAAGGTTTAATGTTGAAACCTATGTCTTAGAAGCTGATTTTACTAAAGGGCGGGGAATTTACCCCCCAATTCAAGAAGCTCTGAAGAATAAGGAAATCGGTATTCTGGTGAATAGTGTGGATGTGCCCACTGATTATCcagagtttttcttaaatgtttctGAGGACAAACTCTGGGATCTCATAAATGTGAATATTGCTGCAACCAACATGATGATTCACATTGTGCTACCAGGAATGGTACAAAGGAAGAAAGGAGCGATTGTTAATATTTCTTCAGGGTATTGCTGTAAGCCAACACCACAGATGGCTGCATACTCAAGTACTAAG ATGTATTTGGACTATTTTAGCAGAGCTTTGCACCGTGAATATGCACCCAAAGGAATCTTTGTTCAGAGTTTATTGCCATTTTCTATAACAACTAAAGGAGATGGGCACAGCGAGGGTCTGCATTTCTTCTCCTGGCTAGCACCGTCACCTAATCTTTATGTACGTCATGCAGTTTCGACCCTCGGAATATCCAACAGGACACCAGGTTACTGGATGCATTCAGTCCAG TTTTTATTTGCCCAGTACATACCAGAATGGCTGTGGATTTGGGGAACTACTCAATGA